A window of the Streptomyces formicae genome harbors these coding sequences:
- a CDS encoding complex I subunit 1/NuoH family protein, whose product MNDALDVALRLVVVFAVFLVLPLVIGQTEHKVMAHMQGRLGPMYAGGFHGWAQLVADGVKFAQKEDVVPANADRRIFQLAPAVALLPYLLVLVAIPVGPSEGAVGVLLDAGIFFVLAVMGVGVLGSLMAGWASANKFSLLGGLRTAAQLLAYELPMLLTAASVAMAAGTVSLPGILNAFEWWWLPWQIVGAVVFFVAGLAELQRPPFDMPVADSEIIFGAYTEYTGLRFALFLLAEYAGIVVLCGLTTVLFLGGWHGPFGADGLGWVWTLLKTAVLAFIVIWLRVTYPRLREDQLQKLAWTTLVPLALAQIALTGVVKVVMQ is encoded by the coding sequence ATGAACGACGCACTCGACGTCGCCCTGCGGCTGGTCGTCGTCTTCGCCGTGTTCCTCGTGCTGCCCCTCGTCATCGGACAGACCGAGCACAAGGTGATGGCCCATATGCAGGGCCGCCTCGGCCCCATGTACGCCGGAGGCTTCCACGGCTGGGCCCAGCTCGTCGCGGACGGCGTGAAGTTCGCGCAGAAGGAGGACGTGGTCCCGGCCAACGCCGACCGCCGCATCTTCCAGCTCGCCCCCGCCGTCGCCCTGCTCCCCTATCTCCTCGTTCTCGTCGCCATCCCGGTCGGCCCGAGCGAGGGCGCGGTCGGCGTGCTCCTGGACGCGGGGATCTTCTTCGTCCTCGCCGTCATGGGCGTCGGTGTGCTCGGCTCGCTCATGGCGGGCTGGGCGTCGGCCAACAAGTTCTCCCTCCTCGGCGGTCTCCGCACCGCCGCCCAGCTGCTGGCGTACGAACTCCCGATGCTGCTCACCGCCGCGTCCGTCGCGATGGCGGCCGGCACCGTCTCGCTCCCCGGCATCCTGAACGCCTTCGAGTGGTGGTGGCTGCCCTGGCAGATCGTCGGTGCCGTCGTCTTCTTCGTCGCCGGCCTCGCCGAGCTCCAGCGCCCGCCGTTCGACATGCCGGTCGCCGACTCCGAGATCATCTTCGGTGCGTACACCGAATACACCGGCCTGCGATTCGCCCTCTTCCTGCTGGCCGAGTACGCGGGCATCGTCGTCCTCTGCGGTCTCACCACCGTCCTCTTCCTCGGCGGCTGGCACGGCCCGTTCGGTGCCGACGGCCTCGGCTGGGTCTGGACCCTGCTCAAGACGGCCGTGCTCGCCTTCATCGTGATCTGGCTGCGGGTGACCTATCCGCGACTGCGCGAGGACCAGCTCCAGAAGCTCGCCTGGACGACGCTCGTCCCGCTCGCCCTCGCCC